A window from Moritella yayanosii encodes these proteins:
- the nadE gene encoding ammonia-dependent NAD(+) synthetase has product MTELKKQIIAEMKVKPSINIADEIRSRINFIKLQLTNSGLKSLVLGISGGVDSSTCGRLCQLAIEELNTEHSNDDYNFIAVRLPYSVQADEDDAQKALNFINPKTSVTVNIQSGADSIHAEVLRSVKTAGLPESTAFNQDFNKGNVKARMRMIAQYEIAGLYRGLVPGTDHSAENISGFFTKHGDGACDLAPLFGLNKRQVRALAESLGAPQEVYQKIPTADLEEDRPQLEDEVALGVTYDQIDDFLEGKDIDIKAETKIIDTYKKTTHKRNPIPTPV; this is encoded by the coding sequence ATGACTGAACTTAAAAAACAAATTATCGCAGAGATGAAAGTTAAACCAAGTATCAATATCGCCGATGAGATCCGTAGTCGCATTAACTTTATCAAGCTGCAATTAACTAACTCAGGATTAAAAAGTTTAGTATTAGGTATAAGTGGTGGTGTTGATTCATCAACTTGTGGCCGACTATGCCAACTAGCAATTGAAGAGCTTAATACTGAACACAGTAATGATGATTATAATTTTATTGCCGTGCGCTTACCTTACTCAGTACAGGCGGATGAAGATGATGCTCAAAAAGCACTTAACTTTATTAACCCGAAAACATCCGTCACAGTCAATATCCAGTCAGGTGCAGATAGTATTCATGCCGAGGTACTCAGATCCGTGAAGACCGCAGGATTACCAGAAAGCACCGCCTTCAACCAAGATTTTAATAAAGGTAATGTAAAAGCAAGAATGCGCATGATTGCACAATATGAAATTGCAGGGTTATATCGTGGTTTAGTACCGGGAACCGATCATAGTGCAGAGAACATTTCCGGCTTCTTTACTAAGCACGGTGATGGGGCTTGTGATTTAGCGCCGCTATTTGGTTTGAATAAACGTCAAGTTAGAGCGCTAGCCGAATCTTTGGGGGCTCCGCAAGAGGTTTATCAAAAAATACCAACAGCAGATTTAGAAGAAGATCGCCCGCAACTTGAAGATGAAGTTGCACTCGGTGTGACTTACGATCAGATTGATGATTTCTTAGAAGGGAAAGACATCGATATTAAAGCTGAAACTAAAATTATCGATACTTATAAAAAAACGACTCATAAGCGTAATCCAATTCCAACACCAGTGTAA